The following coding sequences lie in one Spinacia oleracea cultivar Varoflay chromosome 1, BTI_SOV_V1, whole genome shotgun sequence genomic window:
- the LOC130465918 gene encoding uncharacterized protein, with product MGGSGDSGKSNASSIYYLHLSKGPTNSLSKYLLKENSYDIWEKVIVNALEGKNKYGFVNGDFAKPTDETGPEFVAWKANNSTICSWIFNSVDESIQPSVVSHKIDKDMWIDLKERYCVSNGPRLNQLISDYHSLCQKNLSVVCYYNKFVALWDELYGKEDLLCGCTCAAAVKLRACIERDKTHDFVLGLDDEQYKALRTQILSMDPFPSLNKAFFLASQEEQYMSIIRDRDDKTDIVSFAVQSISNTTMNDAQQSSSADTQSGPPTCNHCGRIGHDY from the coding sequence ATGGGGGGTTCTGGTGATAGTGGTAAAAGTAATGCCTcttctatttattatttacatcTTTCAAAAGGTCCTACTAATTCTCTTTCGAAATATCTGTTAAAAGAGAATAGTTATGATATATGGGAGAAGGTTATTGTGAATGCTTTGGAGGGTAAAAATAAATATGGTTTTGTTAATGGTGATTTTGCTAAACCTACTGATGAAACTGGGCCAGAATTTGTGGCATGGAAGGCTAATAATTCGACTATTTGCTCATGGATTTTCAATTCGGTAGATGAGTCGATTCAACCTAGTGTCGTTTCTCATAAAATTGATAAAGATATGTGGATTGATTTGAAGGAACGTTATTGTGTTTCTAATGGACCTCGCCTAAATCAACTGATATCTGACTACCATTCACTATGTCAGAAAAATCTCTCAGTTGTGTGCTATTACAACAAATTTGTGGCATTGTGGGATGAATTGTACGGGAAAGAAGATCTACTCTGTGGTTGCACCTGTGCGGCTGCCGTTAAGCTCCGTGCTTGTATAGAAAGAGACAAAACTCATGATTTTGTCTTAGGTCTTGATGATGAACAATACAAGGCATTGCGTACTCAAATACTCAGCATGGATCCCTTTCctagtttaaacaaagcatttTTTTTAGCATCTCAGGAGGAACAATACATGAGTATTATTCGTGATCGTGATGATAAAACTGATATTGTGAGTTTTGCAGTTCAATCCATATCTAACACAACCATGAATGATGCTCAACAGTCATCTTCTGCAGATACTCAGTCCGGTCCACCAACGTGCAATCACTGTGGCAGAATTGGCCATGATTATTAG
- the LOC130465408 gene encoding uncharacterized protein, whose product MTTGEMTIAEMKAAYEKSQAELAQERASNETLQKELESVKSNKHQSRYKGGKPKKLTFEMPDDFEDVTDDEEETREEEDKEAPDPVTQRLNKMDARMTKHYSRLMKLMTRFPGAPTPVETEPTDGYAASPFCEAIARVTVPHTLRLPTWTTLYDGTSDPYRHVNFYKQRMWQIGIPHDLVEPVMCKSFGGTLDGAALEWLTNVPPRSISCLSDLINAFYQQFASSRQLEKQTSDLYRTAIEAFKRGLIPNSELYREITKYPCATFEEVRSRATAQMRIEDDEVIRTASQRSIGGSSDRRSYTPRNNNWRHQPYVRQNQVQSVNQYYDTNNVYKNERVEHPNISDYGFNVDIGGVVNALQNVGGTVRWPRKNDRPDSMKDMSKWCDFHRDNGHTTEECISLRKEVAYLLKRGHLKELLSDKGKETFSKEQTTLPGPATSSERPDPPPFSKVVNVISGGSDICGLTSSAAKKINRGESETVEEGQTEDEVALHRSLTAMAITFDDSDSVDTQREHHDGLVISLPIGNALIKRILVDNGSSANVLFLEALQEMGLEEKNIVRRSTVLVGFSGEALRTVGEISLPTYAEGVNMMTKFNVVDCPSAYNVILGRPWIHKMKAVPSTYHQSIKFPTKWGVMEIKGQQRDAKKCYETALKPSKSPI is encoded by the exons ATGACTACTGGAGAGATGACGATCGCAGAGATGAAGGCGGCTTACGAGAAATCCCAAGCCGAGCTAGCCCAAGAGAGGGCATCCAATGAAACCCTCCAGAAAGAGCTCGAATCTGTAAAGAGCAACAAGCACCAGTCCCGCTACAAAGGTGGGAAGCCAAAAAAGCTAACGTTTGAGATGCCCGATGACTTTGAAGATGTGACCGACGATGAGGAGGAAACCCGTGAGGAAGAAGACAAAGAAGCTCCCGATCCGGTGACCCAACGCCTGAACAAGATGGATGCACGCATGACAAAGCACTATTCCCGCCTGATGAAGTTGATGACCAGGTTCCCCGGGGCACCTACACCAGTGGAGACCGAGCCGACCGACGGGTATGCCGCGTCGCCGTTCTGCGAAGCGATCGCTAGAGTGACAGTTCCGCACACACTCCGGCTCCCAACCTGGACCACCCTCTACGACGGGACATCCGACCCCTATAGGCACGTCAACTTCTACAAGCAGCGCATGTGGCAGATCGGGATTCCGCACGACCTAGTGGAACCTGTTATGTGCAAATCATTCGGCGGCACCCTTGATGGAGCAGCTTTGGAATGGCTCACGAACGTCCCTCCCAGATCCATCTCCTGTTTGTCCGACCTCATCAACGCCTTCTATCAACAATTCGCCAGCAGTCGCCAGTTAGAAAAACAAACCAGTGATCTCTATCG GACTGCTATTGAGGCGTTCAAGAGAGGCCTCATCCCCAATTCGGAGCTATACCGGGAaataaccaaatacccctgtgCAACTTTCGAAGAGGTGCGATCAAGGGCCACCGCCCAGATGCGAATCGAAGACGACGAGGTTATCCGAACAGCATCTCAACGATCAATAGGGGGCAGCAGCGACAGAAGATCGTACACCCCAAGGAACAACAATTGGCGACACCAACCATATGTTCGGCAAAACCAGGTACAAAGTGTCAATCAGTATTATGATACTAACAATGTCTACAAGAACGAGCGGGTCGAACACCCTAACATCTCCGACTACGGCTTCAACGTCGACATTGGAGGTGTGGTGAACGCCCTTCAAAATGTAGGTGGAACAGTCAGATGGCCCCGGAAGAATGACAGACCGGACTCCATGAAGGACATGAGCAAATGGTGCGACTTCCACCGCGACAACGGACACACAACCGAGGAGTGCATCTCCCTCAGAAAGGAAGTCGCATACCTCCTGAAACGGGGGCATCTAAAGGAACTGTTGAGCGACAAGGGAAAAGAAACATTTTCCAAAGAGCAAACCACCCTGCCCGGCCCAGCGACAAGCAGCGAGCGACCAGACCCACCACCATTCAGTAAAGTGGTAAATGTTATTTCCGGTGGTTCAGATATTTGTGGACTAACCtcttctgcagctaaaaaaATTAACAGGGGAGAATCTGAGACCGTAGAAGAGGGACAAACCGAAGACGAGGTCGCACTACACAGGTCCCTGACCGCAATGGCTATCACTTTCGACGATTCAGATTCTGTAGATACACAGCGGGAGCACCACGACGGGTTGGTAATATCGCTCCCAATAGGGAACGCATTGATCAAAAGGATACTGGTCGACAACGGAAGCTCAGCCAACGTACTGTTCTTGGaagcactacaagaaatgggATTAGAAGAGAAAAACATAGTAAGGAGATCAACAGTTCTGGTAGGGTTCAGTGGAGAAGCACTACGGACGGTAGGAGAGATATCGCTGCCTACATACGCAGAAGGCGTCAACATGATGACCAAGTTCAACGTCGTCGATTGTCCATCAGCGTACAACGTCATCCTAGGACgaccatggatccacaaaatgaagGCAGTGCCATCAACATATCACCAATCAATCAAGTTTCCAACCAAGTGGGGggtcatggaaatcaaagggCAGCAAAGGGATGCGAAGAAATGTTACGAGACAGCACTGAAACCATCCAAGTCACccatctag